The Musa acuminata AAA Group cultivar baxijiao chromosome BXJ2-5, Cavendish_Baxijiao_AAA, whole genome shotgun sequence genomic interval tggctttactcatgttgaatctttcaagaatctTTTCAATATAAGTGTcctgagatagtcaaatcttccttttcttcctatcacgaagaatcttcatgccaagtatttgtttcatcgatcccaagtctttcatggcaaaagacttacttagctcttttttaaactttataatttttttaacatcatggccaacaatcagcatatcatcaacatatagcagtagaataataaaatcatcatctgaaatttttttcataaacacataaTGATCAGATGTTATTAtattatacccttggctcattataaaggaatcaaacttcttgtaccactgtctaggtgcctatttgagtccatataagcttttcctaagcttacacaccatattttattttctcatgactttgaaaccttccgattgcttcatgtaaatttcttcttctaagtcaccatgaagaaatgctgttttcacattaagttgctcaacttctaaattcaagcggccagctaaaccaagaacaactcggatagaggacattttcacaactggagaaatatttcttcaaagtcaataccttttttCTGACTGAATTCTTTCAcacctagtcgtgccttgtatctttgttgtgagctattatttccagtcttcaatttataaactcagttattttttagagctttcttctttttagacAACTTTACTAAGTCGTAGGTGtgattctcaagcaaggatctcatctcttcttgcatggctttaaccaactcattcttatgctcatgtagaatagcttcttggtaagtttctagctctcccccgtcagtaagcataacatactcatgtggaggatatctagtagatggttttcgctctctagtggatcttcttaatggaatctcaactggtgatggaggtgcttgttcagttggttcagcatcatcaattgtaggagtatcatcacttgcattctcaccacaatcttcttgttcatctctcccatcatcatgaactacaagtgaagaaactggacccaaactccaaggaatataaatagaggtttctggcttctcaatattatcaccatcatcaaacaattggtcttccagaaacacaacatctctgtttctaataatctttttgttcACTAGATCTTATAAtctatacccaaactcttcatgaccatatcctaagaagatacatgcttttgtcttattatcaagcttggacctctcatttttGGGAATACGAACAAattatttacacccaaagactcttaagtgattataagatatatcttttccttttcatactctctctggaacatcacctttcaaaggacctgatggagaaagatttatcaggtcaactgtagttctcatagcctccccccaaaatgactttggtaacttggcgtgggaaagcatacacctaatcctttcttcaatggttctattcatcctttctgtcataccattctgctgaggagttttaggaactgttttctccagcctgataccatggaaactacaataatttttaaaaggacccctgtactcgccacctgatcgaacacactttagctttatgccaatttctctttcaacactaacatgaaactccttgaaaacatcgagtacctggtctttagatttcaaagtaaaagcccacacttttctagagggtcgatcctctcgaagcgatcaaggagggtcgatcccctctcgaagtgatcaaggaggtcgatccccttgaagcgatcattatcattctcttttctctcatttctttcaggataagaccttagggtcttatcaatcggTATTAaagcaacgataagactttaaagacttatcaattagtatcaaagcctaAGTTAAGACTTTTTATCAGAAATATTGTTGCGAATCGCTTGGCTTCCTTCGCTCTAGCCAGCGAATCTTATTGCTTTGGAGAGACAGTTGACCTTCCAATATTAATGTTTCGGTTAAAGCGAACGGTTGTATTCGTTTTCGTTATCCTTCATTCAAGTCTTTATAAGGAAAAGAGTGCACAACAAAAAAGACACCCTTCGTAGCTGTAAGGCCCTCTGTCGGTGGAGAACTGCAAGAAATTTGAAGAGGTagcgggagggagagagagagagagagtgatggcGGGGGGTGGGGTTATGGTACACGGTGGGTCGGCGGGGGTGTCGAAGGAGAGGGCGAAGGATTACAAGGGAAGGGTGACGCCGTTCGTGGTCATGGCTTGCTTGGTAGCCGCCGTCGGGGGATCCATCTTCGGATACGATATCGGCATCTCAGGTACGCCCTTGTATCACCATGGCTATCATCACCATCATATCGATTCGCGGAGGGATTTGGTCGAGCTTCGATCTTGCTTTGTGCTTGCACCACCACAGGAGGTGTTACAAGCATGGACCCTTTCCTCGAGAAGTTCTTCCCTGTGGTGTACCGGAAGAAGAACTTGCAATCCCAGAACAACTACTGCAAGTACGACAACCAGGGTCTCGCGGCCTTCACCTCCTCACTCTACCTTGCCGGCCTCGTTGCTTCCATCGTCGCCTCCCCAGTGACCAGAAAGTACGGCCGCCGAGCTAGCATCGTTTGTGGTGGAGTAAGCTTTCTCGTCGGAGCCACCCTCAACGCTGCCGCCGTCAACCTGGCAATGCTGCTTCTGGGCCGTATCATGCTTGGTGTTGGTATTGGCTTCGGGAATCAGGTACTTGGATCAACCTTTGCTGCTGGATTTCTCAGGCTAATCACCTCCTCTGTTCTCCTCAGGCTGTCCCTCTCTACCTCTCGGAGATGGCTCCCGCGCACCTCCGCGGCGCACTGAACATGATGTTCCAGCTTGCGACGACGCTGGGCATCTTCTCAGCGAACATGATCAATTACGGCACCGAGAAGATCAAACCGTGGGGATGGCGCCTCTCCCTGGGgctggcggcggcgcccgcgcttCTGATGACCATCGGGGGCCTCCTCCTCCCGGAGACCCCGAATAGCCTCATCGAGCAAGGGCGGGCCGAGAAAGGCCGCCGCGTCCTGGAGAAGATCCGTGGCACCAGCGACGTGGACGCCGAGCTCCAGGACATGATCGAAGCTAGCGAGGTCGCGAACGCCGTCGAACACCCCTTCAGGAACATACTAGAGCGGCGGAACCGGCCTCAGCTTCTCATGGCCATCTTCATGCCGACGTTCCAGATACTCACCGGCATCAACTCGATACTCTTCTACGCGCCGGTGCTGTTCCAGAGCATGGGCTTCGGCGGCAATGCCTCTCTCTACTCGTCCGTCCTGACAGGGGCTGTGCTGGCCTCGTCGACGCTCGTCTCCATCGCCACGGTCGATAGGTGGGGGAGGAGAGCTCTGCTCATCGGCGGCGGCGTGCAGATGATCATATGCCAGGTAAATCTCAATCGCTTGACCTGAAAGAATCAGTCTCGACATTGACCGTCCGCACCAACCAGGTCATTGTGGCCATCATACTGGGGCTCAAGTTCGGCGACGACGAGAAGCTCTCCAAGGAGTTCTCCATCATCGTGGTGGCCGTCATCTGCCTCTTCGTGGCCGCCTTCGGGTGGTCGTGGGGGCCGCTAGGCTGGACTGTCCCCAGCGAGATATTCCCGCTGGAGACGAGGTCGGCCGGGCAGAGCATCACCGTCTCCGTGAACCTCTTCTTCACCTTCGCCATCGCGCAGTCCTTCCTCAGCCTCCTCTGTTCCCTCAAATTCggaatcttcctcttcttcgcgGGCTGGATCACCATCATGACCATCTTCGTCTACGTCCTCCTCCCGGAGACCAAAGGGGTGCCCATCGAAGAGATGGTACTCCTCTGGAGGAAGCACTGGTTCTGGAGAAGAGTCATGCCACCGATCGGAGTGGAAGAGGGTGGCGCAGCGAAGGCAGAGTCGCCTGACATGGGAGCTTGACGAAAGAGTGTTGTGTGAATGGATTACTATAATGAGCGATTAGCATAAGATCTTTATCATTAATTATGTATTCGTGAATCGTGACACAAATCAATCATCAAGGAAGCCCACTTAAAGCCCAACTAAGAATGAGCCCACGCATATATAAAGCATTAGGTGATCTGTTCGATGGTAAATTCCGGAGCCCATTTAAGGCCCAAATAAATCCTCACTGTTCCTATCACTCCGACGAAGGCCATGCCAGGCCGTTGTGGTCGTCTCCTCCTCGATGTCGGTACGCATTTGATCGAAACCCTAACTCCTCCTTTGGCTCGGCGTCAACCTCCAGACCGTCGGCATCCCTGGTCTACGCACCAAGCCCTGTCATTTGACCTATCTCTTGGACGTTCCCTCTTGCTCGATTTGGCTTTGTTGTGCTACTTTGTGCTGTTGATGTTGCCATCGTCGTCGTTGATGGCGTGGTTGCTGCTGGGGTGTCAAGGTACTGCGGCTGGTGTATCGGCACTGGCTGTCTCAGCTGAGGGAGGAGAGGGATATGAAGCCCCAAACCTTCGCCCGCCTCGTTTCTGCTTTGCTATATGAGAAAAGGTATGACCTTTGAGTCATCTTCTCATCCTACTGAGTTTATCAGAGAGTTGGGATAATGTTGCAGTGCAGGCTTCCTCTTGCTTTTTCATTTTAGCTCTTGGAATTCGCAAACCCCAACCTGATGTACTAACGAATGGAGAACATAAAAGATTCATGTGAATTGGTCCACCAATCTTATTAACAGCGCAAAAAAGGATGAATTTTGTATTCTTTATATGCTTTACTAGTGACACTAGATTATCTTCTGTGAAGGTGGTAGTCACTGTTAGCAACTTATGAGGAAGCATGACTAGTAATACAACCTACAAACAGATTAGTTGAGTGGTTTCAGATTGGTCACTGGTAGCAACTTATGATGAAGCATAACTGGTAGTCAGATGATTTTGCTATCACAGTTGTTTTGACAATGAtttgactttttattttattttattttttaagcaaTAAGAGTTTTGCTAAGAGAACTAAGGAATTAACACTTGCATTTCAGATGTTTCCATGAAGAAAGTAATGTTCTAAACAGGAAGGAACATATGcaattaaattttatgatgaGACTGAATTGTTAAAATATTTACGATCATTTTTTAAAAAAGCTTTAAACATATCCAAGTTATATAGCTTTTGAAATCCAAGGCATTGTTATCAATTACTTGATCCTTTCCTATCTCTTTCCTTGTTATCTTAATTTCTTGTATTTTTAGCTAGCAATAGGAGACTTGATAAACTGCTTGTATTGTGCCAAGTATGTATCTTTTCTGATTGTTTGTTTTTGCTATTTGGAAGGTTTTGGAAAAATGGATACCTTGAAACTAGAAATCTTGCTATGATGGAGAATCTGGAAACTTAAAATTCAACCACACCTTTCACCTTTTTGTGTTGTATTATTTTGTCATGTTTACAACTTCTCAAGGACATTCCATTTTCTTGTTTGTATGATTTACCTTTGTTGGTGCTGGATCTATCTCTGGAATACTTGTTGAGATGGCTCCTTTTAAGTTAGCAAGCCAGATAACAGAGGCAACAGTGACTAAGAAGTTGCAATATATGTGTTTTGTAGCATGAGGAATTCTTGTAAGGTCTATCAGTGCTCCAACTTAATTTGTTTGGGGTATACAATCTGAAATTTCACTTTTTTAAGGATCTCTCTATAGAGATTAATTAACAGGTTAAACATGTTAATACAGAAGCAATCAGATTTGTTAACAGGTTAAACATGTCTCTACACACTATAAGTCTGTTTACGAGTTGCTTAAAACCGTTAGTTCTATATTCTTCATTGCCAAAGCTTATCATGTAAGTGATGGCTCTAAGGAACTCAATACTCATCTTTGGCAAAATTAGATTAATCATGATTAATAAAGTAATGAGACCAAGAAAGATCTTGATTGAGTAGTAAGATTCCTGATTCAATATTGAACATCATGACTAACATGAAAGAGAAGAATAACATGATAAAAGAAGAGAGGATTTCTACATACAATTTCACAATATCATCATCCAAAATTGAACACAAGGTTTTCTGGTCAGACTGATCCCTACCTGTCCATGCTCATTTCCCGCTAGATGGGTCTCCTTCATCAGGAGCAATCAATCCTTAGGACATTCAGATGATATAATAATCACCATGACAAGGTCTTTATAGATCCTCCTAAGCTAAATCCTTTCATACATAGATTATAACACTAGAACTCTCCTGAGATCAATTATTGGTCTTCGTTTTTGTTTTTTTACTCATTTGATGTTGCCTAGAAGGATTTCTTGTGAAACTGACAGCAGGCTGCATCTGTAGCAAACAATTTTTAGTTCCTCATTCTCAGAGTGGTCATTATCTATCCACTAAAGGATAGCTAACAATGATATTTCGAGGTGCAGGAAAGAACTTTAAATGGAAGAATGGATCAAGTTTGAGGCACCTGAAGAAATGCTAGGGAGTTTAAAATATCTTCCTTTCTCCAAATTTAGAAGCTAACAGATCTTAATCGGGAAACCATAGTTGTTTGATTAGGTTCTTATCATAGAAGCAGAATATGCAAACAGCTGATGAGGCATCTGCCTGAATGAAGCTATATATCGATAGAAACGttcaataattttaaactatattgGAAAATTCACTTTTTGCAATCTTCTTTGCTTGTTTGTAATCCAtctcatatatatagatacaaTTTAACTCATATATTTTTCTTAGCTCTGACTGTTTTTTATTTGTATTAATTATCCCATATTATTTCATCTGTTTGATGCAGTTATTTGTTATTCTTAGAAATTCCTTGATTTCTTGTTTGATGTTTAAATGTCAGGAACGTGAATCAAAGAAAGATACTGTGCAAGATGAACAAGTAGAAACTGAGATGCAGGTGTTTCAACCGAGAATATTGGGCAAAACTTCTTCTTGAGATAATTCAAAAAAACCATCACATAAATGCAGTCATTCCTCCTCCTAGTAAGAACACCGTCTGCAGCACACCACAAGAATTCTATACCCCGATGGCGGCATATTCATATTCCCCTTGTCTTTTGCTTCACACAGTGTAGTGCTGCTGAATTGTGTCAATGTCCAGTCCCTTTAGCTTCACCACGGACTCGACGTGCCCTTTCAGCGTGTTTAGTTCCCTCAGCCTGCAACATAAGCATTGCATCAAATCGACATTTTGCTGACAAGCTCAATGATGTCGTCTTTCTAGTTTGGTGCAGGTTATTACCGGGCAACCTCGGCGCGCCTCATCGCCTGATCAGCGATCTCAGACAACTCCCTGTAGCTGTTATTGTCGTTGAAGAGTGCTGAGGTGTCCGGGACCTGCAGGCCATGGAGGGTGCGCTGAGCCAGAGCCCACTGTGCCTCCCTCTCTTCCCTCCCGTAATCCTTCTTCGTGGTGAATGCCGTCTGTGTCGCGGTTTGATGACGGTGAGATCAGcagtcaagagaggagtggaatctGACGGCTGAAGGTTTACCTTGTTCTGGAGAAGGTTGTCCCAGGCCCTGCCGCTCAGAGCATAGCGGATAATGAACTTGAGGACGTCGAGAGGGAAGTAGGTGACCAAGCTGAAGATCCAGATGATCGCTGCCCATCCCCATCCGATTCCTTCGATCCTAGCGAAGCCCCACGACGCGTACACGGCGATGACGGTGGCCACCTACAACCAGGGGAATCATGTCGACGTCTGGAAAAGGAGAAGCTTATGATGAAGGAAGACGCGCGAGGTTACCAGCTGCGCAGCGAGGAAGGCGGTGACCAGCAGAAAACCAGGGCGTTCGACGAAGGACCAGCTCCTCGACCTGGTGACGAAGATGAGCGCCTGACTGATGATACTCACTTGGAGGTAGAGAGCTGCCGTCAGCTCGTTGTTGTTGTCCCTGATCGACTTCACTCCAAATTTCTCCTGTTTCGAAGCAGAAGACAGTGGTTTCATCAAAAGGAatggaaggaagaaggagaatgcAGTGGGTTTGAAGCAGGTAAGCGGTCGGAGTAGGCGCTGCTGCTCACAGGGAAGAAGTCGGTGTCATGAACGAGCCAGAAGAAGACGACGGTAATTATGGCGAGGTAGGCACCGAGGACGATTCCAGTGGCGAAGATCTCCCGGAGCTTCCATGAATCAGGCAAGGGGGAAGGCTTGACCCTGTCCTTGGAGATGGTCATGATGGTGCCGTCGTTGAGGATGGCTATGACGAGGATCATGAAGGGGGAGAAGTCGAATTGCCAGATGAGGGCGATGAGCATGAAGCCGAGCACGATGCGGATGGTGATGGACACGGCGTAGATGGTGTAGTTCTTCATGCGCTGGAAGATGGCACGGCTCGTCAGCACCGCGCTCACGATGACGCTGAGCCCTGGCTCTGTCAAGACGATGTCCGAGGCACTACGGGCAGCGTCCGTCGCGTCCGCCACCGCGATGCCAATGTCGGCCTTCTTCAGAGCTGGTGCGTCATTCACCCCGTCTCCTGTCATGCCACAGATGTGCTTCCTCTCCTGCAACCTCCTCACGATCTCATACTTGTGCTCTGAAACATCAGCATCGAGCATGAGATCGAGGTGAATGCAAGCTGGTGAAGAGACCCATCACAAACAGGGATGTATCGTTACCGGGGAAGACTCCAGCAAAGCCGTCAGCCTTCTCAATTAGCTCATCGATGGGGAGGCCGGTGACGTCGTCGGTCTTTTCGCCAAGAAGCGTGGAGGACGGATACATGTTGGTTCCCATGCCAAGCCGCCGCCCTGTTTCCTTGGCGATGGCGAGCTGGTCGCCGGTGATCATCTTGACATTGACACCAAGGTGGAGGGCTTGGCGGATGGTCTCCGCACTGTCGTGCCTCGGGGGGTCGAAGAGGGGCAAGAGACCCATGAACTGCCATGGATCGCCGGCGCTCGCCTTGCTCGCCTCAGGAACCTCTTGCCTCGCCACACCCAGAGCGCGAAGGCCACGCTCGGCGAACTTATCGATCATGGCATGGACCTTCTTCTTAGTATCATCCTtcaggttgcagaggtcaatgatCTGAAGCAACGCAGACGATTAGGCACTGGTTGACGAGGATGATGGTTGATACAAGATCAAAAGATACAGAGAAGCCCCAGCACGTACCTGCTCAGGCGCACCCTTGCTCGACCGGTGCCACTTGCCGTTAGAGTCGATGTAGGTAATTGCAGTGCGCTTGTCAACCGGATTGAACGGCAAGAAATGGACCTCCTCGATCCCTGCTCGTGCCTGCAAACATGGATCTCGTGAGCAAAAGAGCTTGGAACCATGGAAGTTTAAAGCTGCAGCAGCATGGTAATAGTGGATTACCTCCTTAGGTTCAGCCAGCATTCCGACGATGGAAGCATCGATCGCGTCCTGGTTCTCGACCCTAGAAGCCCTCGCAGCGTACAGGACCACTGTGTCCCTATCCAAGCCGTTTACAAACACCTGCAGCAGCCGTTCACAAACATCAGTATCAGTCGATCACTTACCTAAAGCCACAGCGCAAGCATCACCTCGATCAAGTTCCTGTCAACACTGAGCTTGTTGAGGGTGAGAGTTCCGGTCTTGTCGCTGCACAGCACATCCATGCCGGCCATCTCCTCAATGGCGGTCATCCTCTTGGTGATCGCTCCCTGCTCCGACAACCGGTGGGATCCGATGGCCATGGTGACCGATAGCACGGTGGGCATGGCGATGGGAATTCCACCGATAAGCAGCACCAGGAGGTTGTCGATGCCGTCCCGGTACCGCCGGTGCTGGACCGGGTACATGACGATGATCTCGATGATCATCCCCATTGCGATCGAGCAGATGCAGAAGTTCCCGATGGCCGTCAGCACCTTCTGGAAGTGACCCACGTTGTTGGTGCTGTCGACGAGGTGGGCAGCCTTGCCGAAGAAGGTGTGCACTCCGGTAGCGATGACGATGGCCTCGATCTCTCCTTGCTTGCAGGTGGAGCCCGAGAAGACCTCATTGCCGGGCATCTTGGTCACAGGGAGGGACTCGCCGGTGAGGGCGGACTGGTCGATCTTGAGCGGATCGCCCTCCAAGAGTCGGGCATCAGCCGGGATGATGTCACCGAGCTTGATGCTGATGATATCACCAGGGACGAGGATCGCCGCTTCCTGCTCCGACCACTTCCCATCCCTCAACACCTGTACCAAGTCACCCATTTGGATCGATAAGCCTGCGTGTGGTGTGTCAAGTAAACTATGTACGCAACGAGACCTTGGTCTTGGGAGCGAGGCCGGCCATGAGAGCTGCCGCGGCATTTCCAGCGTTGTTCTCCTCGATGAAGCTGATGGTGGAGTTGATGATCAGGAGGACGACGATGCCAATGAAATCCTGCCAATCTGGTGGCTCACCCTGCGAAATGCAGCCATGCATCGTCAGATGCTCCGATGCTACAGACGATGGAAGAGGAGACAGCAGAATGGAACTTACCCCTCCGTTATCCAACACGATGGCCATGATGGCGGCGATCTCCATGACCCAAGAAAGGGGGTTCCACATGAAGCCCAAGAACTTGAGGAACTTGCTCTCCTGTTGTGGTTTCCAAGACGGACATTGACAATCGAGAGCGTGAGCTCTGATGATCGACACACATACATGCACGGTGAAGAACAATGTAGCAAGTACGAACCTTCTTCTCCTCGAGCTTGTTGAGGCCAAAGATGTGGAGTCGCTGCTCCCCTTCGGCGGTGGTGAGCCCCTCCTGACTACATTTTAGTTGCGTAAATACCTCCTCCACCGGGATACTCTCCTGCAAACAACAGAAGAAAAGCAGGAGGAGTGGTCATTACTACGTCCTGTACGCAACGCACCAAACCGACAGGAATCAAACAAGCAGAAGTTTGGTAGAGGATCTAACCAAATCCACGGTCTCGTTCCTGATCTCCTCCAGGGAGATGGATCCGTAGCCGTCGGTCGCCATCTTACGTTATTGTTTCCTTCCTTCAGCGCTGCACTGCTtgctgaggaggaggaagaagagagcttCGAGCGTCTATAAGACGAGGAAGGGGGAGGAGAGCACGAAAGATATGGATGCTCTCGAGttttctctccctctctttctcgCCTGCATAGATGCAGACGAGCGGCTCTCTTCGTGAGGCGTTCAAAGGCGACGAAGGTAGAAAGCGATGGCAGGCGTGTACTTATAGGAGGGAGGGTGGTGGTGATTGCGAGAGGGTGCGGCCCAGTTGTGGGGCTCGCAGCTCAAACCGGAGATCTCCATTCGCGGGCTGCCGCTCGACGGGTGCGCAAGTGTCGGGCTCGGCGTGAGAAGACGAGCGAAGAACAAAACGGAGGTACGACGAAGTTTCATGTGGTATTTGATGACCTTAAAATAATATGATTAAGGTTGTATTGGATAAAAGATTTAGCAACTGATGTGTGCTCAGTTAATATGATAGaaattttaattgatttattaatttgatagCTTTGAATCAATAACCTAAAAtacttaaatataaattaatatcctaaaatatatcttcttttttttcgcTTCAAATCTTATTCCTATATAGAAACTATTTATT includes:
- the LOC103983922 gene encoding plasma membrane ATPase; translated protein: MATDGYGSISLEEIRNETVDLESIPVEEVFTQLKCSQEGLTTAEGEQRLHIFGLNKLEEKKESKFLKFLGFMWNPLSWVMEIAAIMAIVLDNGGGEPPDWQDFIGIVVLLIINSTISFIEENNAGNAAAALMAGLAPKTKVLRDGKWSEQEAAILVPGDIISIKLGDIIPADARLLEGDPLKIDQSALTGESLPVTKMPGNEVFSGSTCKQGEIEAIVIATGVHTFFGKAAHLVDSTNNVGHFQKVLTAIGNFCICSIAMGMIIEIIVMYPVQHRRYRDGIDNLLVLLIGGIPIAMPTVLSVTMAIGSHRLSEQGAITKRMTAIEEMAGMDVLCSDKTGTLTLNKLSVDRNLIEVFVNGLDRDTVVLYAARASRVENQDAIDASIVGMLAEPKEARAGIEEVHFLPFNPVDKRTAITYIDSNGKWHRSSKGAPEQIIDLCNLKDDTKKKVHAMIDKFAERGLRALGVARQEVPEASKASAGDPWQFMGLLPLFDPPRHDSAETIRQALHLGVNVKMITGDQLAIAKETGRRLGMGTNMYPSSTLLGEKTDDVTGLPIDELIEKADGFAGVFPEHKYEIVRRLQERKHICGMTGDGVNDAPALKKADIGIAVADATDAARSASDIVLTEPGLSVIVSAVLTSRAIFQRMKNYTIYAVSITIRIVLGFMLIALIWQFDFSPFMILVIAILNDGTIMTISKDRVKPSPLPDSWKLREIFATGIVLGAYLAIITVVFFWLVHDTDFFPEKFGVKSIRDNNNELTAALYLQVSIISQALIFVTRSRSWSFVERPGFLLVTAFLAAQLVATVIAVYASWGFARIEGIGWGWAAIIWIFSLVTYFPLDVLKFIIRYALSGRAWDNLLQNKTAFTTKKDYGREEREAQWALAQRTLHGLQVPDTSALFNDNNSYRELSEIADQAMRRAEVARLRELNTLKGHVESVVKLKGLDIDTIQQHYTV
- the LOC135612156 gene encoding sugar transport protein 7-like, with the translated sequence MAGGGVMVHGGSAGVSKERAKDYKGRVTPFVVMACLVAAVGGSIFGYDIGISGGVTSMDPFLEKFFPVVYRKKNLQSQNNYCKYDNQGLAAFTSSLYLAGLVASIVASPVTRKYGRRASIVCGGVSFLVGATLNAAAVNLAMLLLGRIMLGVGIGFGNQAVPLYLSEMAPAHLRGALNMMFQLATTLGIFSANMINYGTEKIKPWGWRLSLGLAAAPALLMTIGGLLLPETPNSLIEQGRAEKGRRVLEKIRGTSDVDAELQDMIEASEVANAVEHPFRNILERRNRPQLLMAIFMPTFQILTGINSILFYAPVLFQSMGFGGNASLYSSVLTGAVLASSTLVSIATVDRWGRRALLIGGGVQMIICQVIVAIILGLKFGDDEKLSKEFSIIVVAVICLFVAAFGWSWGPLGWTVPSEIFPLETRSAGQSITVSVNLFFTFAIAQSFLSLLCSLKFGIFLFFAGWITIMTIFVYVLLPETKGVPIEEMVLLWRKHWFWRRVMPPIGVEEGGAAKAESPDMGA